The Marinobacter szutsaonensis sequence ACACGAACAGACCGGAAAACCAGTCGCTGAATTCGTAGGGGGCGTTGCCCAGCCAGTACACGGGGGCAAGACCGGTGGCAATGGTACTGCGCACCGATGAGAGCCTGTCAAAACGAGCATCGGCAACGATTAACGCTGCCGATACCAGTATGATCAGGAAGAGTCTGAACCCCGGTACGGGGCCCTGGACAAAGATGGTTTTAATGGCCAGTCCTCCCCACGGGCTTAGCCCTCCTGGGAGAACATTCCGATGCCACCGCGATCAATGACTTCCAGTGCCTTACCGCCACCCCGGGCGACACAGGTGAGCGGGTCTTCGGCGATGATCACCGGCAGACCGGTCTCTTCACTGATGAGTTTGTCCAGTCCGCGCAGCAGGGCACCACCGCCGGTCAGAACGATCCCGCGCTCGGCGATGTCGGACGCCAGCTCGGGCGGTGACTGTTCCAGGGCGCTCTTCACGGTCTGGACGATCTGGGCCAGGGATTCCTGCAGCGCGTCGAGAATCTCTTCGCTGTTCAGGGTGAAGGCCCGGGGCACGCCTTCGGCCAGGTTGCGGCCGCGCACGTCGATCTCGCGGACGTCCAGGCCTTCGTAGGCACAGCCGATCTCGTGCTTGATGCGCTCGGCGGTGGAGTCACCGATGAGACTGCCATAGTTGCGGCGCACGTAGGTGACGATGGCTTCGTCAAACTTGTCACCACCGACCCGCACGGATTCGGCGTAGACGATGCCGTTCAGGGAGATGATGGCGATCTCGGTGGTACCACCGCCGATGTCGACGATCATGGAACCGCTGGCTTCTTCAACCGGCAGGCCGGCACCGATGGCGGCCGCCATGGGCTCTTCGATCAGGAACACTTCCCGGGCACCGGCGCCGAGGGCGGATTCGCGGATGGCCTTGCGTTCCACCTGGGTGGATTTGCTGGGCACACACACGAGCACGCGCGGGCTCGGGGTGATGAAGCTGTTCTCGTGCACTTTATGGATGAAGTGCTGGAGCATTTTTTCGGTGACGACGAAGTCGGCAATCACGCCATCTTTCATGGGGCGGATGGCGGTGATGTTGCCCGGCGTACGGCCGAGCATGCGCTTGGCTTCGGAGCCGACGGCGGCGACCATTTTCTGGGAACCACTCGTGCGGATGGCAACCACGGAGGGCTCGTTCAGGACGATACCCCGCTCTCGCACATATATAAGGGTGTTGGCGGTGCCCAGGTCGATGGACAGGTCGCTGGAGAAAATGCCTCGGAGTCTTTTGATCAACATTCGTGTAGTTTCAACCTGAGAGTTGCGGTTGCGAAAAGAATGCGGCAACTTTAGCAGCGAGCACCTACTCAGGCAAGGCGCCATCGGGGCCCTCCGCCTTACCATTGTCACATTTTCCACATTATTCAGGGCCTCCCGCGATTGTTCGAATCTGTTACCATAGTCGATTGATTCTGACTTCGGTGAAGGGGCGCTTGGGGGACAGCTTTCCAAAACCCGCTCAAGCACGTCCCTGTGGCGCTTGAGCTCCGCCATCCATGGCTCCGCACAGTTTTGGAAAGCTGTCCCCCAAGCACCCCCAAGCCCACGGGTAGCCTTCGCTGCCCGACCCGCGTTTATTAAAGAGATTTCATTTATCTGGGAGGCAATGTGAGCATTTCCCGCGAGGACATTGAAAAAGTTGCCGTGCTCGCCCGCATCAAGGTGGACGACGAGCAGGTTTCGGCACTGGAGAAGGATCTGGGTAACATCCTGGATCTGGTGGATCAGCTGAGTGCCGCAGACACCGATTCCGTCGAACCGATGGCGCACCCGCTGGATGCGGTTCAGCGGTTGCGGCCGGATGAGGTGACCGAGACCAATCAGCGGGAGGCGTTCCAGGCCATCGCGCCGGCGACCGAGGACGGTCTGTATCTGGTTCCGAAGGTTATTGAGTGAGCCCGGACGGGAACCAATCATCGGACCATCTGACGACCAGCGATTTCAGGATTCATCATGCATAACAAGTCTGTAGCAGAGCTTTCCCGCGAGCTGGAGAGCGGCAAGATTTCCAGTGTGGAGCTGACCCAGCAGTTCCTGGACCGTCTGAAGCAGGAAGACGGCAAGTACAACAGCTTTATTACCATCACCGAAGAGCAGGCGCTGGCCGAGGCCAAAGCGGCTGACGAATTGCGGGCCGCTGGCAAGGCGACGGCCTGGACCGGGGTGCCTTTTGCCCACAAGGATATTTTCTGCACCAACGGCGTTCGCACCACCTGTGGCTCGAAGATGCTGGAGAATTTCGTGCCGCCATACGATGCGACGGTAACCGAGAAGTTCCGGCAGGCCGGCGCGGTGTGTCTGGGCAAGACCAATATGGATGAGTTCGCCATGGGTTCGTCCAACGAGTCCAGCTATTTTGGTGCCGTGACCAACCCGTGGGGGCTGTCTTCCGGTGAGAAGCGGGTGCCGGGCGGCTCGTCCGGTGGCTCGGCGGCCGCGGTGGCGGCGCGTCTGGTGCCGGCGGCGACCGCAACTGATACCGGCGGGTCCATCCGTCAGCCGGCGGCACTGTGTGGCGTGACCGGCCTGAAGCCGACCTATGGCCGGGTATCCCGTTACGGCATGATCGCCTTCGCCTCCTCCCTGGATCAGGGCGGCACGATGGCGCGCACCGCCGAGGACAACGCGCTGATGCTGAACGTAATGGCGGGGTTTGATCCGAAGGATTCTACCTCCATTGATCGTGAGGTACCGGATTACACCGCTACCCTGAACGAGCCGTTGAAGGGTCTGAAGATCGGTTTGCCGAAGGAATACTTTAGCGACCAGCTGTCTCCGGCGATGGAGGAGCAGGTTCGCAATGCGGTGAAGGAGTACGAGAAGCTGGGCGCGACGGTCAAGGAAGTATCCCTGCCGAACGCGAAGCTGGCGATTGCGGCCTATTACGTGATCGCGCCGGCGGAGGCTTCCGCCAACCTGTCCCGGTTTGACGGTGTGCGTTACGGCTACCGCTGTGAGGATCCGAAGGATCTGATGGACATGTATACCCGCACCCGGGCTGAAGGTTTCGGAGCCGAGGTGAAGCGCCGGATCCTGGTGGGTACCTATGCCCTCTCCCACGGTTACTACGATGCCTATTACCTGAAGGCACAGAAAGTACGGCGGCTGATCCAGCAGGATTTCGCCAATGCCTTCAAGGAAGTGGATGTTCTGATGAGCCCTACCTCCCCGTCTCCGGCATTCGTTCAGGGTGAAAAGACCAACGATCCCGTGACCATGTACCTGGAGGACATCTTCACCATCGCCATTAACCTCGCGGGGCTGCCGGCCATGTCTGTGCCGGCCGGTTTCGTCGACGGGTTGCCGGTTGGCCTGCAGATCATTGGCGACTACTTCGCCGAAGCCCGGCTGCTGAATGCTGCCCACCAGTTCCAGCAGGTGACCGACTGGCACCAGCGTGAACCGAAATAAGCCCGAGAAAGGAGACGAACACATGCAGTGGGATATCGTGATCGGGCTGGAAATTCACGTTCAGCTCGCCACCCAAACCAAGATCTTTTCCGGCTCCAGCACCGCTTACGGTGCCGAGCCCAACACCCAGGCCAACGCGGTGGACCTGGCCATGCCGGGCACGTTACCTGTACCGAACGAGAACGCCTTCCGCTACGCGGTGATGTTCGGTCTGGCGGTGAACGCCGAAATCGGCCGCCGCTCCATGTTCGAGCGCAAGAACTACTTCTACCCGGATCTGCCCAAGGGCTACCAGACCACCCAGCTGGAGCAGCCGATTGTTGGCCCGGGTTACGTCGACGTCGACCTGGCGAACGGTGAGACCAAGCGTGTGCGCATCCACCATGCCCACCTGGAAGAGGACGCCGGCAAATCCCTGCACGAGGACTACCACGGCATGTCCGGCATCGACCTGAACCGCGCCGGCACGCCGCTGATCGAGGTGGTCACCGAGCCGGACATGAACAGCGCCGAGGAAGCGGTCGCATTCGCGAAAAAGCTGCACAGCATCGTGACCTCGCTGGGCATCTGCGACGGTGATA is a genomic window containing:
- the gatC gene encoding Asp-tRNA(Asn)/Glu-tRNA(Gln) amidotransferase subunit GatC — encoded protein: MSISREDIEKVAVLARIKVDDEQVSALEKDLGNILDLVDQLSAADTDSVEPMAHPLDAVQRLRPDEVTETNQREAFQAIAPATEDGLYLVPKVIE
- a CDS encoding rod shape-determining protein translates to MIKRLRGIFSSDLSIDLGTANTLIYVRERGIVLNEPSVVAIRTSGSQKMVAAVGSEAKRMLGRTPGNITAIRPMKDGVIADFVVTEKMLQHFIHKVHENSFITPSPRVLVCVPSKSTQVERKAIRESALGAGAREVFLIEEPMAAAIGAGLPVEEASGSMIVDIGGGTTEIAIISLNGIVYAESVRVGGDKFDEAIVTYVRRNYGSLIGDSTAERIKHEIGCAYEGLDVREIDVRGRNLAEGVPRAFTLNSEEILDALQESLAQIVQTVKSALEQSPPELASDIAERGIVLTGGGALLRGLDKLISEETGLPVIIAEDPLTCVARGGGKALEVIDRGGIGMFSQEG
- the gatA gene encoding Asp-tRNA(Asn)/Glu-tRNA(Gln) amidotransferase subunit GatA — translated: MHNKSVAELSRELESGKISSVELTQQFLDRLKQEDGKYNSFITITEEQALAEAKAADELRAAGKATAWTGVPFAHKDIFCTNGVRTTCGSKMLENFVPPYDATVTEKFRQAGAVCLGKTNMDEFAMGSSNESSYFGAVTNPWGLSSGEKRVPGGSSGGSAAAVAARLVPAATATDTGGSIRQPAALCGVTGLKPTYGRVSRYGMIAFASSLDQGGTMARTAEDNALMLNVMAGFDPKDSTSIDREVPDYTATLNEPLKGLKIGLPKEYFSDQLSPAMEEQVRNAVKEYEKLGATVKEVSLPNAKLAIAAYYVIAPAEASANLSRFDGVRYGYRCEDPKDLMDMYTRTRAEGFGAEVKRRILVGTYALSHGYYDAYYLKAQKVRRLIQQDFANAFKEVDVLMSPTSPSPAFVQGEKTNDPVTMYLEDIFTIAINLAGLPAMSVPAGFVDGLPVGLQIIGDYFAEARLLNAAHQFQQVTDWHQREPK